One genomic region from Evansella sp. LMS18 encodes:
- the cydC gene encoding thiol reductant ABC exporter subunit CydC — MKDLKIVIKLLMKERKDVFLSILFGFLAGAGAVALFANSGYLISQAAIASTLVVLTMSIALMKIFSVTRAVSRYGERYFSHRATFTKLSSLRVYFFERLEPLAPRVFNRYRSGDILARIVGDVESLQNFFLRVYYPPIVMVIVFLATITFTLFFSVYIALILAAGLFITGFLVPLLFALKQRKIQNELREMRGNLSAEAAEFFYGFRDLKLYQKLDEQEQQLGAVSNAYISEQEKNSLQALFSQSVNQMIALIISWFVLGAGAYLIAGGELAGIFLAMLVMISLTVFDTSTPMAAFPVHFEDSRRAASRLFSVVEEGESPDEEPGGRMEKHNLREAPAVEMNHVSFSFPGEERETLKDINLHLPAGSKTAIVGPSGSGKSTLLQLLFKMYPEYAGEVRLNGRLLEELEDESVWAGINPVLQNNHFFYGTVKENLLLAKDDLSDEAMNDVLGKVKLSFSLDKQILEKGENLSGGEKQRLAIARAMLKGAKLWLLDEPTSSVDVLTERVIFDHLLEQGKEDTLVLISHRLTGLEKMDKIIVMEQGRIIESGSLDDLMSRKGYFYEMKQIEKSVFA, encoded by the coding sequence ATGAAGGATTTAAAAATTGTCATTAAACTATTAATGAAAGAAAGAAAGGATGTCTTCCTTTCCATTCTGTTTGGTTTTCTCGCAGGAGCAGGGGCTGTTGCCCTGTTCGCCAACAGCGGCTATTTAATTTCACAAGCTGCCATCGCCTCGACACTTGTAGTGCTTACGATGAGTATTGCTCTGATGAAAATTTTCAGTGTGACAAGGGCGGTGAGCCGCTACGGGGAACGTTATTTTTCCCACCGGGCTACTTTTACGAAGCTGAGCAGCCTCAGAGTGTATTTCTTTGAAAGGCTGGAGCCACTCGCCCCAAGAGTGTTTAACCGGTACAGGAGCGGGGACATTCTTGCGAGAATTGTCGGGGATGTGGAGAGCCTTCAGAACTTTTTCCTTAGGGTATACTATCCGCCGATTGTTATGGTAATTGTTTTTCTCGCGACGATTACTTTCACGCTGTTCTTTTCTGTTTATATTGCTCTGATTCTTGCAGCAGGCCTTTTCATTACCGGTTTTCTCGTCCCGCTCCTGTTTGCGTTAAAACAGCGGAAAATCCAGAATGAGCTGAGAGAAATGAGGGGGAACTTATCTGCGGAAGCGGCTGAGTTTTTCTATGGCTTCCGGGATCTGAAGCTGTATCAGAAGCTGGATGAGCAGGAACAGCAGCTTGGTGCTGTTTCAAATGCTTATATCAGCGAGCAGGAAAAAAACAGTCTTCAGGCGCTGTTCAGCCAGTCAGTAAACCAGATGATTGCCCTGATTATTTCCTGGTTCGTTTTGGGTGCCGGAGCTTATTTAATAGCAGGTGGAGAACTGGCCGGGATATTTCTGGCGATGCTCGTGATGATTTCGCTCACCGTTTTTGATACGTCTACTCCGATGGCCGCCTTTCCGGTACACTTTGAAGACAGCCGAAGAGCAGCTTCGAGGCTCTTTTCGGTTGTGGAAGAAGGGGAGTCTCCTGATGAAGAACCTGGCGGAAGGATGGAGAAGCATAATCTGCGGGAAGCACCGGCGGTTGAAATGAATCATGTGTCTTTTTCTTTCCCGGGTGAAGAAAGGGAGACACTCAAAGACATTAACCTTCATTTGCCTGCCGGGTCAAAAACCGCAATAGTAGGGCCAAGCGGGAGCGGCAAGTCAACACTGCTGCAGCTGCTGTTTAAGATGTACCCTGAATACGCAGGGGAAGTGCGCCTGAATGGCCGGCTTCTGGAAGAACTGGAAGATGAGAGTGTCTGGGCGGGTATCAATCCAGTGCTGCAGAACAATCACTTCTTTTACGGCACGGTGAAAGAAAACTTGCTTCTGGCAAAAGATGATTTAAGTGATGAGGCGATGAATGATGTATTGGGGAAAGTAAAGCTGAGTTTTTCCCTCGACAAACAGATACTTGAAAAGGGAGAGAATCTTTCAGGAGGAGAAAAGCAGAGGCTGGCAATCGCAAGAGCGATGCTTAAAGGGGCAAAGCTCTGGCTTCTTGATGAACCAACCTCCTCTGTTGATGTGCTGACGGAACGGGTGATTTTTGACCATCTTCTTGAGCAGGGAAAAGAAGATACACTGGTTCTTATAAGCCACCGTCTTACCGGCCTTGAAAAAATGGATAAAATTATTGTCATGGAGCAAGGGAGAATTATTGAATCTGGAAGCTTAGATGACCTCATGTCACGAAAAGGTTACTTCTATGAAATGAAACAAATTGAAAAAAGTGTTTTCGCTTAA
- a CDS encoding potassium channel family protein has translation MAITILFILVNLYHFFTNRTFKKSYFSSAMFYKLFYTMLGLTIGFAVLYYALSYYGTVLVINDPTGEPADRDFLEYLYFSGVTMLSVGYGDFVPVGSARLFALIQAALGVLLPTACFMKALTSSGEKGSGSNS, from the coding sequence ATGGCAATTACAATTCTCTTTATCCTTGTTAATTTGTATCACTTTTTTACTAATAGAACATTTAAGAAAAGCTACTTCAGTTCTGCTATGTTTTATAAGCTTTTTTATACGATGCTCGGACTCACCATTGGTTTTGCCGTCTTATATTATGCTTTATCCTATTATGGAACAGTACTGGTCATTAATGATCCGACTGGTGAGCCTGCCGATCGTGATTTTCTTGAATATCTTTATTTCAGTGGAGTAACAATGCTGTCGGTAGGATATGGAGATTTTGTTCCAGTAGGAAGTGCAAGGTTATTTGCCTTAATTCAGGCCGCATTAGGAGTTTTACTGCCAACAGCCTGCTTCATGAAAGCTTTAACAAGCTCAGGTGAAAAGGGGAGCGGAAGTAACAGCTGA
- a CDS encoding response regulator transcription factor encodes MNNPLKVLIIEDDPSIIDLIQMYIEKQGFTAITASRGDEGIQKFYDGNPDFVILDIMLPEMDGWEVCKMIRLEDQKVPVIMLTGKGESYDKIKGLEIGADDYIVKPFDPNELVARVKAVLRRSNVFYDTQKMIELPRLSIDMNEHKVFVDTKEVLMPPKELELLCFFANHPNRVFTRQQLLDQIWGYDYEGDPRTIDVHVKRLREKLKDHSPDWSLKTIRGVGYKFEVISFR; translated from the coding sequence ATGAACAATCCGCTGAAAGTCCTCATTATTGAGGATGATCCAAGTATCATTGACCTCATTCAGATGTACATAGAAAAACAAGGTTTTACAGCTATCACTGCGTCCCGGGGAGACGAAGGCATACAAAAGTTTTATGATGGGAATCCGGATTTTGTCATTCTTGATATTATGCTTCCGGAGATGGACGGCTGGGAAGTATGTAAAATGATTCGCCTTGAAGATCAAAAAGTGCCAGTAATCATGCTTACTGGCAAAGGTGAGAGCTATGACAAAATTAAAGGCCTTGAAATAGGGGCTGATGATTATATCGTTAAGCCGTTTGATCCAAACGAATTAGTTGCGAGAGTGAAGGCCGTATTGCGAAGAAGTAATGTTTTTTACGATACACAGAAGATGATCGAGCTTCCTCGTCTATCGATTGATATGAACGAGCATAAAGTGTTCGTTGATACTAAAGAGGTTTTAATGCCGCCGAAAGAGCTGGAGCTCCTTTGTTTTTTTGCTAATCATCCAAACAGAGTCTTTACACGGCAGCAGCTCCTTGACCAGATCTGGGGATACGATTATGAGGGAGATCCCCGGACGATAGATGTTCATGTAAAAAGGCTCCGGGAAAAGCTGAAAGACCATTCTCCGGACTGGTCCCTTAAAACCATAAGAGGAGTTGGATATAAATTTGAAGTTATTTCCTTCCGGTAA
- a CDS encoding cell wall metabolism sensor histidine kinase WalK has translation MKLFPSGKKKGIFLKLFLTYLVTFFVSLFLFGSVYLYMFHLNLYEDYQDSFGNSRQQIESHLQDAEENNWDSAMVASSLQILLRQDNRSIYLYDSAGELLYQPSPGDGAFIGINSSVVEEVLAGEEIAQGMRINGDLMYLIAAPFQAGPEQASEDVMIMVFHELDHEIRQAVLMILFAIFITILCAGVILWFISRRLTLPLREMNKIAMKLAKGDFSQRVKIRSKDEIGQLGETFNTMAEDLDSLEQMRKDFLANVSHDLRSPLTSINGFLTALLDGTIPDSRKGHYYKLMKDETDRLIKLVNDLLHVNQLEAGKIVIQPADYNLSEQLRITAAKMEPQLSKKQIELELIGTEVDIMVNADQNRMEQVFINLLQNAVNFSTTGSKVLIKLKKENDRVKISIKDHGIGMDEEELNHIWDRFYKADSARSRKSGTGLGLSIVKSILELHGVSIKAESKRGAGTVFSFKLPLA, from the coding sequence TTGAAGTTATTTCCTTCCGGTAAAAAGAAAGGGATATTCCTTAAACTGTTTCTCACATACTTAGTGACGTTCTTCGTATCCCTGTTTTTATTCGGTTCTGTTTACCTCTATATGTTCCATCTGAATCTTTATGAGGATTACCAGGATTCTTTTGGGAATTCCCGGCAGCAGATAGAGAGCCATTTGCAGGATGCTGAAGAAAATAACTGGGACAGTGCTATGGTCGCGTCTTCCCTGCAGATTCTCCTGAGGCAGGATAACAGAAGCATTTATTTATATGACTCTGCTGGTGAGCTTCTCTATCAGCCTTCTCCTGGTGATGGAGCTTTTATCGGCATAAACAGCAGTGTTGTGGAGGAAGTGCTGGCAGGGGAAGAAATTGCACAGGGAATGAGGATTAATGGAGATTTAATGTACTTAATTGCGGCTCCTTTCCAGGCTGGTCCCGAGCAGGCTTCCGAAGATGTGATGATAATGGTCTTCCATGAGCTGGACCATGAAATCCGGCAGGCTGTACTTATGATTCTTTTTGCAATTTTCATTACGATACTTTGCGCAGGAGTCATTCTGTGGTTTATTTCAAGAAGGCTCACTTTACCGCTTCGGGAAATGAACAAAATTGCTATGAAACTGGCAAAGGGGGATTTTTCCCAGCGAGTAAAAATCCGCTCTAAGGATGAAATTGGCCAGTTAGGCGAAACGTTTAATACAATGGCGGAGGATCTGGACAGTCTCGAACAAATGCGTAAGGACTTTCTCGCCAATGTATCCCATGACTTGAGGTCTCCCCTTACCTCAATTAATGGTTTTCTTACCGCTTTGCTGGACGGCACCATCCCTGACAGCCGCAAAGGCCATTACTATAAGCTGATGAAAGACGAGACAGACAGGCTGATCAAGCTGGTGAACGATTTACTTCATGTAAACCAGCTGGAGGCGGGAAAGATTGTTATACAGCCCGCTGACTACAATTTATCGGAACAGCTGAGGATTACTGCGGCAAAAATGGAGCCTCAGTTAAGTAAAAAGCAGATCGAACTCGAATTGATTGGCACAGAGGTAGATATAATGGTGAATGCGGACCAGAACAGGATGGAACAGGTATTCATAAATCTGCTCCAGAATGCGGTGAATTTCTCAACAACAGGCAGTAAAGTATTGATAAAACTGAAGAAAGAAAATGACAGGGTGAAGATATCCATAAAAGATCACGGCATTGGAATGGATGAAGAAGAGCTGAACCATATTTGGGACAGGTTTTATAAAGCGGATTCGGCCCGCTCCAGGAAATCAGGCACAGGGCTTGGGTTATCCATTGTAAAATCGATCCTCGAGCTGCACGGTGTTTCCATTAAAGCCGAAAGTAAACGAGGCGCGGGAACAGTATTCTCGTTTAAACTTCCACTGGCTTAA
- a CDS encoding MMPL family transporter produces MNIFAKFVSNRKWVWLILGIWVIAAGALSAAPSANDYTINTGENDLPEDARSFIASEKLQEHFPDEDGLLALLVFREESGWDAAGYEPVDNVSEWMTEEADLPALEGVVPFHQFPDHAKEAFLSEDGTTLVLPAMLQDGLEMSEVNDTVTSIQEYGDGAMERGTLLITGPAGIASDTIAIFTNADLVLLFSTILLVLVLLIVIYRSPLLAIIPLVAAVFVYQVTDRVLGLLGANGVFTIESQSLSIVMILLFGATTDYSLFIFSRYREELRKIELKYEAMEGAVKEVASPIFYSGGTVLAAMLVLFVADYGPYQNFAPIFSITILIVLLAGLTLIPALFTIVGRRSFWPSVPKVGENTLEKNRFWGSAGSFVTKKPLVAGGAVLIFLIINGLNVPTIQYSFNLINSFPEDMASREGFEQLEESFPAGELAPVTVILEREGGFVYESEEFAGVEALNAIFQETDGISTTTMPEEVEAAAEGETQGTSFFAENDQALKFDVVLSGHPYDHESLDTLDLLNENREEILSESGLSPDVYSLYFAGETAKQADIRGLNERDTALVVILVTIVIFAMLIFHTRSLVAPVYMMSTILLSYLSAMGLSWFIFENFFGFEGMSYRIPLYAFVFLVALGVDYNIMLISRIKEEAGAFSLSQAVRRGVALTGGVISSAGLILAATFGVLMTQPILELFMFGFIVSIGILMDAFLVRGILVPSIVTLCGKWNWWPWGKAALKNKERA; encoded by the coding sequence ATGAATATTTTTGCGAAATTTGTTTCAAATCGAAAATGGGTCTGGCTGATCCTGGGTATCTGGGTGATTGCGGCGGGAGCACTGAGTGCGGCGCCGTCTGCAAATGATTATACGATTAATACAGGGGAGAATGATCTCCCGGAGGATGCCAGGTCATTTATCGCTTCTGAAAAATTACAGGAGCATTTTCCCGATGAAGACGGCCTGCTGGCGCTGTTAGTATTCCGGGAAGAATCTGGCTGGGATGCAGCTGGGTATGAGCCGGTGGATAATGTCAGTGAATGGATGACAGAAGAGGCTGATCTTCCGGCACTGGAGGGAGTCGTCCCTTTTCACCAGTTTCCTGACCATGCAAAGGAAGCGTTCCTTTCAGAGGATGGAACCACACTGGTTTTGCCAGCCATGTTGCAGGATGGTCTGGAGATGTCAGAGGTAAATGATACGGTTACGAGTATCCAGGAGTACGGAGACGGGGCAATGGAAAGGGGAACCTTGCTGATAACAGGCCCTGCGGGAATTGCCTCAGATACAATTGCTATTTTTACAAACGCTGATCTGGTTCTGTTATTCAGTACTATTTTACTCGTCCTTGTTTTGTTAATAGTTATTTATCGTTCTCCTTTACTGGCGATTATCCCACTTGTAGCGGCAGTGTTTGTATACCAGGTGACAGACCGGGTATTAGGGCTTCTGGGTGCGAATGGAGTTTTCACCATTGAATCACAATCTCTGTCTATCGTTATGATACTTCTGTTCGGGGCGACGACAGATTACAGTCTTTTCATATTCTCCAGGTACAGGGAAGAGCTGCGAAAAATAGAATTGAAGTATGAAGCTATGGAAGGGGCAGTGAAGGAAGTAGCCTCTCCTATATTTTACAGCGGGGGGACAGTCCTTGCTGCTATGCTGGTGCTTTTCGTAGCGGACTACGGACCATACCAGAACTTCGCGCCGATTTTTTCCATTACTATTTTAATTGTTCTTCTGGCGGGACTTACGTTAATTCCTGCTTTGTTTACCATTGTGGGGAGACGTTCCTTCTGGCCATCCGTACCAAAGGTTGGGGAAAATACTCTGGAAAAAAACAGGTTCTGGGGGTCTGCAGGTTCCTTTGTTACGAAAAAACCTTTAGTTGCAGGAGGAGCAGTCCTTATATTTCTTATTATTAACGGGTTAAATGTTCCAACTATCCAGTACTCTTTCAATTTGATAAATTCTTTTCCGGAAGATATGGCTTCCAGAGAAGGGTTCGAGCAGCTGGAAGAGAGTTTTCCGGCTGGGGAATTGGCTCCTGTTACTGTCATCCTGGAGAGGGAAGGCGGATTTGTCTATGAAAGTGAAGAATTTGCAGGAGTAGAAGCTTTAAACGCAATTTTCCAGGAAACAGATGGTATCAGCACAACAACTATGCCTGAAGAGGTTGAGGCAGCAGCAGAGGGGGAAACGCAGGGGACGAGCTTTTTTGCTGAAAACGATCAGGCTCTTAAATTTGATGTAGTACTCTCCGGCCATCCTTATGACCATGAATCTCTTGATACGCTGGACCTTCTTAATGAAAACCGGGAGGAGATCCTTTCAGAGAGCGGGCTAAGCCCGGATGTATATTCCCTTTATTTTGCAGGTGAGACTGCAAAACAGGCTGATATCAGGGGACTGAACGAAAGGGATACAGCCCTGGTAGTAATATTAGTAACAATTGTGATATTTGCAATGCTGATCTTCCATACTCGTTCTCTTGTCGCACCTGTATATATGATGTCGACGATATTACTCTCCTACTTGTCGGCAATGGGGCTTAGCTGGTTCATTTTCGAGAACTTTTTCGGTTTTGAAGGTATGAGTTACCGGATACCTCTCTATGCATTTGTCTTCCTTGTAGCCCTGGGGGTTGACTACAATATTATGCTCATCTCCAGGATTAAAGAGGAGGCAGGAGCCTTTTCTCTGTCACAGGCAGTGAGGAGAGGCGTTGCATTAACTGGTGGCGTGATATCCTCAGCGGGACTGATTTTAGCCGCCACGTTTGGGGTACTAATGACACAGCCAATATTAGAACTGTTTATGTTTGGGTTTATTGTCAGCATTGGAATTTTAATGGATGCCTTTCTTGTGAGAGGGATACTTGTTCCTTCCATTGTTACTCTGTGTGGAAAATGGAACTGGTGGCCATGGGGGAAGGCTGCGTTAAAAAATAAAGAACGTGCTTAG
- a CDS encoding cytochrome d ubiquinol oxidase subunit II: MSYEVIGITVLWVFLYGYLIVASVDFGAGFFSYYTKRTNKNHIIHNIIQRYLSPVWEVTNVFLVFFFIGIVGFFPQTAFYYGSALLIPGSVAIILIAIRGSYYAFATYGAKESRFFTFLYGATGLLIPASLTTVLTISEGGYISYEDGHVQLLYGELFGSLYSWGVVILAIVSVLFISASFLTYYASRAQDKGALDLLRKYALIWSFPSIIMGVIVFFLLGGRNPEHFSNMVDLWWMFAISFLAFAAATYLIWKRRNYGTAFILVMLQYFAAFFGYGVSHFPYLLYPYLTIYDGFTNETMAIALISAFIGGLLMLIPSLYFLMKLFLFDADYVQGKK; the protein is encoded by the coding sequence ATGAGCTATGAAGTTATTGGGATTACGGTGCTGTGGGTATTTCTCTATGGATATCTTATTGTGGCATCGGTGGACTTCGGTGCAGGATTCTTCAGTTACTATACGAAGCGGACAAACAAAAACCATATTATTCACAACATCATTCAGCGCTACCTGTCCCCCGTGTGGGAAGTGACGAACGTATTCCTTGTATTTTTCTTCATTGGAATCGTCGGTTTCTTCCCGCAGACTGCCTTTTATTACGGCAGTGCCCTCCTTATTCCCGGGAGTGTCGCAATTATTCTTATTGCAATCAGGGGTTCTTATTATGCATTTGCAACTTATGGCGCAAAGGAAAGCAGATTCTTCACCTTTTTATACGGGGCTACGGGGCTGCTGATCCCCGCCTCCCTCACCACGGTGCTGACGATTTCAGAGGGAGGGTATATCAGTTACGAAGACGGCCACGTCCAGCTCCTGTACGGTGAGCTGTTCGGCAGCCTTTATTCCTGGGGAGTTGTCATCCTCGCAATTGTGAGTGTGCTGTTCATCTCAGCCAGCTTCCTCACATACTATGCCTCACGGGCGCAGGATAAGGGAGCTCTCGATTTGCTCAGGAAATATGCGTTAATCTGGTCATTCCCTTCAATTATCATGGGAGTCATCGTATTCTTCCTTCTCGGAGGAAGAAATCCCGAACACTTCTCTAATATGGTTGACCTGTGGTGGATGTTTGCCATCTCATTCCTGGCCTTCGCAGCTGCAACCTATTTAATCTGGAAGCGAAGGAATTACGGAACAGCATTTATTCTGGTTATGCTACAATATTTCGCAGCCTTCTTCGGCTACGGAGTCTCACATTTCCCATACTTGCTGTATCCTTATTTAACAATTTACGATGGATTTACTAATGAAACGATGGCTATCGCGTTAATCAGTGCCTTCATCGGCGGCCTGCTGATGCTTATTCCATCACTCTATTTCCTGATGAAACTGTTCCTGTTTGACGCAGATTATGTACAGGGTAAAAAATAA
- a CDS encoding cytochrome ubiquinol oxidase subunit I codes for MFEYDPVLYSRLLTSLTLGFHAIFATLGVGIPLMIAIAEWMGIKRNDPHYTLMARRWARGFVVIVAVGVVTGTAIGLQLSLLWPNFMQAAGHTIGLPMFMEVFAFFFEAIFLGIYLYTWDRFKSKMKHFLLIIPIVIGATASAFFITTVNSFMNVPQGFEIIDGAIRDVSPLAAMFNPATPTKISHVIITCYLTAAFVLGAIAAFNLLKGRNHVYHKKALHLTMVSAAIFAIGTAVIGDFSGKYLHEYQPEKLAAAEWHFETESEAPLILGGILTEDNEVRYALEIPYALSILAGNTPDTVVTGLNDFPEELHPPLWVHYMFDLMVFIGMYLAAISALFVFMNWMKKWNAFRRPLLWAVVAGGPLSVVAIEAGWIFAEVGRQPWIINGVMTVAEGATASPHVDIMLYVFIVLYAVLGATCIAVLRRMFKSNPAEHELEERGIAHTKEQNVN; via the coding sequence ATGTTTGAATATGATCCGGTCCTGTACAGCCGGCTGCTGACGTCATTGACTCTGGGATTTCATGCGATTTTCGCTACCCTGGGCGTGGGGATTCCACTGATGATAGCAATTGCCGAATGGATGGGGATAAAACGCAATGATCCTCACTATACGTTAATGGCCAGACGCTGGGCCCGCGGCTTCGTAGTAATAGTTGCTGTCGGTGTTGTAACCGGGACAGCAATCGGCCTTCAGCTGAGCCTTTTATGGCCAAACTTTATGCAGGCTGCCGGGCATACAATCGGCTTGCCTATGTTCATGGAAGTTTTCGCCTTCTTCTTTGAAGCTATCTTCTTAGGAATTTATTTATATACGTGGGATCGGTTTAAGAGTAAAATGAAGCACTTCCTGCTGATTATCCCTATCGTCATTGGGGCTACAGCCAGTGCATTTTTCATTACAACAGTAAATTCATTCATGAACGTGCCTCAGGGCTTTGAGATCATTGACGGAGCAATCAGGGATGTAAGCCCGCTTGCAGCGATGTTCAACCCTGCCACGCCGACAAAAATATCGCACGTTATTATTACCTGCTACTTAACAGCAGCATTTGTCTTAGGGGCTATCGCAGCCTTCAACCTGTTAAAAGGAAGAAACCATGTTTACCATAAAAAAGCACTTCACTTAACGATGGTTTCGGCCGCTATTTTTGCCATTGGTACTGCAGTTATCGGCGATTTTTCCGGAAAATACCTTCATGAGTACCAGCCTGAAAAATTAGCTGCCGCGGAATGGCATTTCGAGACGGAAAGTGAAGCACCGCTGATTCTTGGGGGGATACTCACCGAGGATAATGAAGTAAGGTATGCTCTGGAAATCCCTTATGCTTTAAGTATCCTTGCAGGTAACACTCCGGATACAGTCGTTACCGGCCTGAATGACTTTCCTGAGGAGCTCCATCCACCGTTATGGGTGCATTACATGTTTGACTTAATGGTATTTATCGGCATGTATCTTGCAGCAATTTCTGCCTTGTTCGTATTTATGAACTGGATGAAAAAATGGAATGCCTTCAGGCGTCCCCTGTTATGGGCGGTTGTCGCAGGTGGTCCACTTTCAGTAGTCGCTATTGAAGCAGGCTGGATTTTTGCTGAGGTTGGGCGCCAGCCATGGATTATTAATGGGGTAATGACAGTTGCAGAGGGTGCTACCGCATCTCCGCACGTTGATATTATGCTGTATGTGTTTATCGTGCTGTATGCAGTACTTGGAGCGACATGTATTGCGGTACTGAGAAGAATGTTTAAATCCAACCCTGCTGAGCATGAACTGGAAGAGCGGGGAATTGCCCACACGAAAGAGCAAAATGTTAATTAA
- a CDS encoding cysteine desulfurase family protein, which yields MEKIYLDYNASTPVDPQVTEVMTYYLTRHFGNPSTTHWAGREAKEAIEHARNQVARMLNCHPDEIIFTSGGSEANNLALKGVYFALREKGNHIITSKIEHPAIMKPLEFLKQLGVEVTYVDVDENCRVDPLEIEKAITDKTILITVMHANNEVGTIQPIEEISRIARKHEVLFHSDTAQSIGKVPVQADSLGVDLLTMAGHKFYAPKGAGALYVKKGTPLEPLIHGAGHEHGLRAGTESLPLIGALGKAAELVSETDNLKVQQLRDYFWESLQAQFGDGLVLNGQLSGTLPNTLSVNFTGRTGDEVLSSVPEIAASTGSACHSGNVELSPVLKAMKVSEETGKGAVRFSLGRYTTKEDIDNALDLLKSRL from the coding sequence ATGGAAAAAATATATCTGGATTACAATGCCAGTACACCTGTAGATCCGCAGGTGACAGAAGTGATGACCTATTACTTAACAAGGCATTTCGGCAATCCTTCCACAACCCACTGGGCAGGACGGGAAGCAAAAGAAGCAATCGAACATGCCCGGAACCAGGTTGCAAGAATGCTGAATTGCCATCCTGACGAAATTATCTTCACGAGCGGCGGGAGTGAAGCTAATAATCTGGCATTAAAAGGCGTATATTTTGCCTTACGAGAAAAAGGAAACCACATTATCACGAGTAAAATAGAGCATCCCGCGATTATGAAGCCGCTGGAATTCCTTAAACAGCTCGGGGTCGAAGTTACTTATGTAGATGTGGATGAAAACTGCCGGGTTGACCCTCTCGAAATAGAGAAGGCAATTACAGACAAAACGATTCTCATCACTGTCATGCATGCTAATAACGAGGTCGGCACCATTCAGCCAATTGAAGAGATTTCACGAATTGCCAGGAAACACGAGGTGCTTTTCCATTCCGATACAGCTCAGTCCATAGGTAAAGTCCCTGTCCAGGCAGACAGCCTTGGGGTTGACCTGTTGACTATGGCGGGCCACAAATTTTACGCGCCTAAGGGAGCTGGAGCTTTGTATGTGAAGAAAGGGACTCCTCTTGAGCCCTTGATTCACGGAGCAGGCCACGAGCACGGATTGAGAGCTGGAACGGAGAGTCTCCCGCTTATAGGCGCTCTCGGGAAAGCGGCCGAACTTGTCTCAGAAACTGACAATCTGAAAGTCCAGCAGCTCCGTGATTATTTCTGGGAATCCCTGCAAGCTCAATTTGGAGATGGGCTGGTCCTCAATGGACAGCTCTCAGGCACCTTGCCTAATACACTGAGTGTTAATTTCACAGGGCGAACCGGGGATGAGGTTCTATCCTCTGTTCCTGAAATCGCCGCTTCCACTGGTTCCGCCTGCCATTCAGGGAATGTTGAATTATCCCCTGTGCTCAAAGCGATGAAAGTTAGTGAAGAAACAGGGAAAGGAGCGGTGCGCTTCAGCCTTGGAAGATATACAACGAAAGAGGATATTGATAATGCTCTGGATTTATTGAAGAGCAGGCTCTGA
- a CDS encoding DUF3887 domain-containing protein, producing the protein MKKYLAIFFILMLSLIAAGCNNENTSDVNEETEELVETAESFIDHLDAGNYEEAYEYFDETMAAELQPDVLEEVWETAAAQLGGFIDHNYNRVIDRNTEAGNYQVVLLDGLFEASEMVFQISFNEEKEIAGFFIQNPQ; encoded by the coding sequence ATGAAAAAATATTTGGCCATCTTCTTTATTTTAATGCTTAGTTTAATTGCTGCTGGCTGTAATAATGAAAACACTAGTGATGTAAATGAAGAGACTGAAGAGCTGGTTGAAACTGCGGAAAGTTTTATCGACCATCTCGACGCTGGCAATTATGAAGAGGCATATGAATACTTCGATGAAACAATGGCAGCAGAACTGCAGCCGGATGTATTGGAGGAAGTCTGGGAAACTGCCGCTGCCCAGCTGGGCGGTTTCATTGACCACAATTACAACAGAGTGATAGACAGAAATACAGAAGCAGGCAATTATCAGGTCGTTCTCCTGGACGGATTGTTTGAAGCTTCTGAAATGGTTTTCCAGATTTCTTTTAATGAAGAGAAAGAAATTGCCGGTTTCTTTATTCAAAACCCACAGTAA